Proteins found in one Lycium ferocissimum isolate CSIRO_LF1 chromosome 6, AGI_CSIRO_Lferr_CH_V1, whole genome shotgun sequence genomic segment:
- the LOC132059877 gene encoding putative phospholipid-transporting ATPase 9 — MKTNSRRRKLHLSKIYTFKCGRASFLSNDDHSQIGGPGYSRVVYCNEPSSFESVIRDYVDNYVSTTKYSAATFVPKSLFEQFRRVANFYFLVVAILSFTPLTPYSAATAVIPLVIVIGVTMLKEGIEDWHRKQQDIEMNNRKVKVHKENGVFDHTEWKNLRVGDVVKVEKDEFFPADLLLLSSSYEDGVCYVETMNLDGETNLKVKQALEVTSSLHEDSHFKDFKAFVKCEDPNANLYSFVGTMEYEEKQNPLSPQQLLLRDSKLRNMDFIYGAVIFTGHDTKVMQNATDPPSKRSKVERRMDKIIYFLFGLLVTMSVVGSVCFGFLTKEDLDDGHKRWYLRPDESDIYFDPNRAFAASVYHFLTAVMLYGYLIPISLYVSIEIVKVLQSMFINQDIHMYYEETDKPAHARTSNLNEELGQVDTILSDKTGTLTCNSMEFVKCSVAGTAYGRGITDVEKALAKKNGSPLMVNDQDSAVSPKKSSIKGFNFNDERIMNGSWVHEPHLDVIQKFFRLLAVCHTVIPEVDEGTGKISYEAESPDEAAFVVAAKEIGFELFKRTQTSVSVHELDLVSGKKVERLYSILNVLEFNSARKRMSVIVKDEEGKILLLCKGADSVMFERLAKSGREFEEITREHVNEYADAGLRTLILAYREITKDEYQVFNKQFSEAKNSISADRDAMIDEATEKIENELILLGATAVEDKLQQGVPECIDKLAQAGIKIWVLTGDKMETAINIGYACSLLRQGMKQITINLETPDIIATEKGGDKDSIARASKESVVQQIIEGKDLLTASSTEAFALIIDGKSLTYALEDDTKRLLLDLAIGCASVICCRSSPKQKALVTRLVKFGTGKTTLAIGDGANDVGMLQEADIGIGISGVEGMQAVMSSDVAIAQFRFLERLLLVHGHWCYRRISSMICYFFYKNVAFGFTLFLYETYASFSAQLAYNDWFLSLYNVFFTSLPVIALGVFDQDVSARYCLKFPILYQEGIQNVLFSWRRIIGWMLNGVCSAIIIFFICITALDPQAFNKDGKIGDHSIVGATMYTCVVWVMNCQMALAVSYFTLIQHVFIWGGIALWYVFLLIYGSMPTTLSTNAYQVFVEALVPSPLYWLVSILVVVSALVPYFVYDAIQFRFFPMYHGMIQWIRYEGSSNDPEFCNDVRQRSIRLTTVGFTARSIARTNSSLKRHEWYSRITFA; from the exons atgaagacaaACAGTAGAAGAAGGAAGTTACATCTTAGCAAGATTTACACATTTAAATGTGGGAGAGCATCATTTTTAAGTAATGATGATCATTCACAAATTGGTGGACCAGGATATTCAAGAGTTGTTTATTGTAATGAACCAAGTAGTTTTGAGTCTGTAATTAGAGATTATGTTGATAATTATGTGAGTACTACAAAGTATAGTGCTGCAACTTTCGTACCAAAGTCATTATTTGAGCAGTTTAGGAGAGTGGCTAATTTTTACTTTCTTGTTGTTGCTATATTGTCATTTACACCATTGACTCCTTATTCTGCTGCCACTGCTGTTATTCCTCTGGTTATTGTCATTGGTGTGACTATGTTGAAAGAAGGTATTGAAGACTGGCATAGAAAGCAACAG GATATTGAGATGAATAATAGGAAGGTCAAAGTACATAAAGAGAATGGAGTTTTTGACCACACAGAATGGAAAAACTTGAGAGTCGGTGACGTTGTTAAGGTGGAGAAGGATGAGTTCTTCCCGGCAGACCTATTGTTACTTTCCTCAAGTTATGAAGATGGAGTCTGCTATGTTGAAACCATGAATCTCGACGGGGAGACTAATTTGAAGGTTAAACAGGCGTTGGAGGTGACTTCATCTTTGCATGAAGATTCCCACTTCAAAGACTTTAAGGCTTTTGTTAAATGTGAAGATCCTAATGCTAatttatattcttttgttgGAACTATGGAATATGAAGAAAAGCAGAATCCTCTTTCTCCTCAGCAATTACTTCTCAGAGACTCTAAATTGCGAAACATGGATTTCATATATGGCGCTGTTATCTTCACTGGCCACGACACAAAGGTCATGCAGAACGCCACTGATCCCCCTTCGAAAAGAAGCAAAGTTGAGAGGAGAATGGATAAAATCATTTACTTCTTATTTGGACTTTTGGTCACTATGTCCGTTGTTGGATCGGTCTGCTTTGGATTTCTGACTAAAGAAGACCTCGATGATGGACATAAAAGGTGGTATCTACGACCTGATGAATCCGACATATATTTTGATCCCAATAGAGCTTTTGCTGCTTCCGTTTACCATTTTCTGACCGCCGTGATGTTGTATGGCTACTTGATTCCGATATCCTTATATGTGTCGATAGAGATTGTTAAAGTTCTTCAGAGTATGTTCATTAATCAGGACATTCATATGTATTATGAAGAAACTGATAAACCAGCACATGCCCGGACCTCaaatttaaatgaagaacttgGCCAGGTTGACACAATACTTTCAGACAAAACCGGTACCTTGACTTGTAACTCAATGGAGTTTGTCAAGTGCTCTGTGGCTGGAACGGCTTATGGACGTGGTATTACAGATGTCGAGAAGGCATTGGCTAAAAAAAATGGTTCTCCATTGATGGTAAATGATCAGGACTCTGCTGTTAGTCCCAAGAAGTCCTCAATTAAAGGCTTTAATTTTAATGATGAGCGAATCATGAATGGGAGTTGGGTGCATGAGCCACATTTAGATGTCATACAGAAGTTTTTCCGTTTATTAGCAGTCTGCCATACGGTCATACCAGAAGTGGATGAAGGTACAGGTAAGATTTCATATGAAGCTGAATCTCCAGATGAGGCGGCTTTTGTAGTTGCAGCTAAAGAAATTGGCTTTGAACTATTTAAAAGGACACAAACAAGTGTTTCAGTGCATGAGTTGGATCTGGTATCTGGCAAGAAAGTTGAGAG GTTATATAGCATTTTGAATGTTTTGGAATTTAATAGTGCAAGAAAAAGGATGTCTGTAATAGTAAAGGATGAGGAGGGAAAGATATTGCTACTATGCAAAGGTGCTGATAG TGTCATGTTTGAAAGGCTCGCAAAAAGTGGAAGGGAATTTGAAGAGATAACAAGGGAACATGTAAACGAGTATGCTGATGCAGGCTTGAGGACCTTGATATTGGCTTATCGAGAAATCACTAAGGACGAATACCAAGTATTCAATAAGCAATTTTCAGAGGCCAAGAATTCAATTAGTGCAGACCGTGATGCGATGATTGATGAAGCAACCGAAAAGATTGAAAACGAGTTGATTCTACTAGGCGCCACGGCTGTTGAGGACAAACTCCAACAAGGG GTTCCGGAATGCATTGACAAACTTGCACAAGCAGGTATCAAGATATGGGTTTTGACTGGGGATAAAATGGAGACAGCCATTAATATCGG TTATGCCTGTAGTTTGCTTAGACAAGGAATGAAGCAAATTACCATAAACTTGGAAACACCTGATATTATAGCAACAGAGAAAGGAGGAGACAAAGATTCTATTGCCAGG GCGTCAAAGGAAAGTGTTGTGCAACAAATTATAGAAGGGAAGGATTTACTTACGGCTTCAAGCACAGAGGCATTTGCTTTAATCATCGATGGGAAATCTCTTACATATGCTCTAGAAGATGACACAAAAAGATTGCTCTTAGACCTTGCAATTGGATGTGCCTCTGTTATATGCTGTCGTTCATCGCCTAAACAGAAGGCGTTG GTAACAAGACTTGTTAAATTTGGGACCGGAAAGACAACTTTGGCCATTGGAGATGGAGCTAATGATGTAGGAATGCTTCAAGAAGCTGATATTGGAATTGGAATCAGCGGAGTTGAAGGAATGCAG GCTGTTATGTCAAGTGATGTTGCAATTGCTCAGTTCCGGTTTTTGGAACGCTTGCTTTTAGTGCATGGGCACTGGTGTTACAGAAGGATCTCTTCAATG ATATGCTACTTCTTCTACAAAAACGTTGCATTTGGTTTTACTCTCTTCTTATACGAGACATATGCATCATTCTCCGCGCAGCTTGCGTATAATGATTGGTTTCTGTCGCTTTACAATGTCTTCTTCACGTCACTACCTGTGATTGCTTTGGGAGTTTTTGATCAAGATGTATCCGCCCGGTATTGTCTTAAG TTTCCTATACTGTATCAAGAAGGTATACAAAACGTCCTTTTCAGCTGGCGTCGTATAATTGGCTGGATGTTAAATGGGGTTTGCAGCGCAATTATTATCTTCTTCATCTGCATAACAGCATTAGATCCTCAGGCCTTCAATAAAGATGGTAAAATTGGTGACCATTCAATTGTCGGAGCGACGATGTACACATGCGTGGTTTGGGTTATGAACTGCCAAATGGCTCTTGCTGTTAGTTACTTCACCTTAATCCAGCACGTTTTCATCTGGGGCGGAATAGCTCTGTGgtatgttttcctactaatatATGGATCCATGCCTACGACACTTTCCACCAATGCCTACCAAGTCTTTGTGGAAGCTCTCGTTCCCTCCCCGTTATACTGGTTAGTCTCGATATTAGTGGTTGTTTCGGCTCTAGTTCCCTACTTTGTATACGATGCAATTCAGTTCCGGTTCTTTCCAATGTACCATGGGATGATTCAATGGATAAGGTATGAGGGGAGTTCGAATGACCCCGAGTTCTGCAACGATGTGAGGCAGCGGTCGATAAGACTCACAACTGTGGGTTTTACTGCTCGTTCCATAGCAAGAACTAATTCTAGTCTAAAAAGACATGAATGGTATTCAAGGATAACGTTTGCCTAG